One segment of Pseudophryne corroboree isolate aPseCor3 unplaced genomic scaffold, aPseCor3.hap2 scaffold_1845, whole genome shotgun sequence DNA contains the following:
- the LOC135003209 gene encoding odorant receptor 131-2-like — translation YWEKVNVTLPMMINSSVLKNNLTQESFTISKVTVYTRWIITALITLGLCFFFYYVTVMLNAFFLTPELRQTARYVLFVCMLINDTLYLVLAFYLNLAYLVYIPVPTCYIVYLVSAITFKVTPYNLAAMAVEQYVAICYPLRHVQLCTPQRAKAVFTIICLVLMIPYVADLCVMFLSCPNIFNFYIMCVMESMIVNKIQYLIRSVDLILCFSSVGLVIIFTYVKIMLVALKASSQSSSASKAGKTVLLHAFQFLLCLASLLNTFTKPILHKTQVTMTVLGAVVLAQINY, via the coding sequence ATACTGGGAAAAGGTGAACGTTACTCTTCCAATGATGATCAACTCATCAGTACTTAAAAACAACCTGACTCAAGAGTCCTTCACAATCAGTAAAGTGACTGTGTACACAAGGTGGATCATTACAGCCTTGATAACACTGGGATTATGTTTCTTCTTCTACTATGTCACAGTGATGCTGAACGCCTTCTTCCTAACACCAGAGCTCCGGCAGACTGCTCGCTACGTTCTGTTTGTTTGTATGCTCATTAATGACACATTGTATCTAGTCCTGGCATTCTACTTAAACCTTGCATATTTAGTATATATCCCTGTACCAACATGCTACATTGTGTACCTTGTTTCTGCAATTACATTTAAAGTAACTCCATACAACCTGGCAGCCATGGCTGTAGAGCAATATGTCGCCATTTGCTACCCACTGCGACATGTCCAGCTGTGCACCCCACAAAGAGCCAAAGCTGTTTTTACCATTATATGCTTGGTGCTGATGATCCCATATGTTGCTGATTTATGTGTCATGTTCTTGTCATGTCCCAATATATTCAatttctatattatgtgtgtaatgGAAAGTATGATAGTTAATAAAATTCAATATCTTATTAGGTCCGTTGATCTCATCCTATGTTTCAGCTCTGTGGGACTTGTCATCATATTTACATATGTGAAGATTATGCTGGTTGCCCTAAAAGCAAGTTCTCAGTCATCTTCTGCCTCCAAAGCTGGGAAAACAGTTCTGCTCCACGCCTTCCAGTTTCTCCTATGCCTGGCATCCTTATTGAATACGTTTACAAAG